From Aedes albopictus strain Foshan chromosome 1, AalbF5, whole genome shotgun sequence, one genomic window encodes:
- the LOC134285749 gene encoding serine protease snake-like — protein MYVIYGRFHMICESQLLLPILLNVEISLPSIPDGDQPSELHQVDIPSIPNWDCNRMMAFPRTRRLKYGVLPSQLCAGELTGGKDTCEGDSGGPLHVASEDPKCSFDVVGITSIGGICGTARKPGLYTRVSYYREWIESVIQGRKDEPQRNGRNA, from the coding sequence atgtacgtaatttatggacgcttccATATGATCTGTGAATCGCAATTATTATTGCCAATTCTCCTAAACGTAGAAATCTCCCTTCCCTCCATTCCAGATGGCGATCAACCCTCGGAACTGCATCAGGTCGACATTCCCAGCATCCCGAACTGGGACTGCAACCGGATGATGGCATTCCCGCGGACACGTCGCCTCAAGTACGGAGTCCTACCGTCCCAGTTGTGCGCCGGCGAGTTAACCGGAGGCAAAGACACCTGCGAGGGCGACTCCGGCGGTCCCCTGCATGTGGCCTCGGAGGATCCCAAGTGCAGCTTCGACGTGGTGGGGATCACCTCCATCGGAGGGATATGCGGAACGGCGAGGAAACCTGGTCTGTACACCCGGGTGTCGTACTACCGGGAGTGGATCGAGTCGGTGATTCAGGGCAGAAAGGATGAACCTCAGAGGAACGGACGTAACGCGTAG